One genomic segment of Odocoileus virginianus isolate 20LAN1187 ecotype Illinois chromosome 17, Ovbor_1.2, whole genome shotgun sequence includes these proteins:
- the TIMP2 gene encoding metalloproteinase inhibitor 2 isoform X2, which translates to MIRAKAVSKKEVDSGNDIYGNPIKRIQYEIKQIKMFKGPDKDIEFIYTAPSSAVCGVSLDIGGKKEYLIAGKAEGNGNMHITLCDFIVPWDTLSTTQKKSLNHRYQMGCECKITRCPMIPCYISSPDECLWMDWVTEKNINGHQAKFFACIKRSDGSCAWYRGAAPPKQEFLDIEDP; encoded by the exons TGATCAGGGCCAAAGCGGTCAGTAAGAAGGAGGTGGACTCTGGCAACGACATCTACGGCAACCCCATCAAGCGGATTCAGTATGAGATCAAGCAGATAAAG atgttcaagggaCCTGACAAGGACATAGAGTTTATCTACACAGCCCCCTCCTCTGCGGTGTGTGGGGTCTCGCTGGACATTGGAGGAAAGAAGGAGTATCTCATTGCAG GGAAGGCCGAGGGGAATGGCAATATGCATATCACCCTCTGTGACTTCATCGTGCCCTGGGACACCCTGAGCACCACCCAGAAGAAGAGCCTGAACCACAGGTACCAGATGGGCTGTGAGTGCAAG ATCACACGATGCCCCATGATCCCATGCTACATCTCCTCTCCGGATGAGTGCCTCTGGATGGACTGGGTCACGGAGAAGAATATCAACGGACACCAGGCCAAATTCTTCGCCTGCATCAAGAGAAGCGACGGCTCCTGCGCCTGGTACCGCGGAGCAGCACCCCCCAAGCAGGAGTTTCTGGACATCGAGGACCCGTAA